CTTCCTTGGCCTCGGTGCGGCCGGTCGCTGTCACCAGCACCATGGTATCGCCGCACCTGACAAGCACGGCGCCGTTGGCCTGTGCGGCCACGCGTCCGGTCTCGATGGAGATGGTCTTGCCGCCGAGCTCGATGCTTTTGGTTGTGATGGTTTTTTCTGTGGTCAAAGTATTCTCTTCTCCTTGAACTTCGGACGACTGCCTTTCAGCCGTCCCCTCAATAAATAAATCAGGCCGCGCGAAGCTTCGCTCCCGCGGCCTGCTCTAGGCTCAAGGCTCAGAATCCCGCGTTCTGCGGGCGAGACTCTCAGCCTCAGGCCTAGAGCAAATAGATCCCAAGTGCGGCAGCATCATATGCTGTCAGGGCACAATAGGGATTGATTCAGAAAGAACGGAACCGAACTGGGAATGAAGCTACTTCCTCAGCCCTAATTCCTTTACCAGATTGCGGTAGCGGTTAACGTTCTTGTCCTGCAGATAAGTGAGCAACCGCCGCCTCTTCCCCACCATCTTCAACAAACCCCGGCGAGAGTGATGATCCTTCTTGTGCGTCTTGAGATGCTCGGTTAGTCCATTGATCCTCTCGGTCAAAAGGGCGATCTGCACCTCAGGGGAGCCCGTGTCAGTCGCGGTGCTGCCAAACTTGCCAATGACCGATTCTTTGTTCTCCTTGCTTAATGTCAACGTTTCACCTCCTTTTCTTCCTCCACGGACGGATGTGGG
This genomic window from Actinomycetota bacterium contains:
- the rpsO gene encoding 30S ribosomal protein S15: MTLSKENKESVIGKFGSTATDTGSPEVQIALLTERINGLTEHLKTHKKDHHSRRGLLKMVGKRRRLLTYLQDKNVNRYRNLVKELGLRK